The genomic stretch CTGGCCCGCACCCTGGCCGAGGCCGGCGCGGAACTGCTGGTCGTGCCGTCCTTCACCGGCTCCCGGCGCGGCTACACGCGCGTGAGGGTGGGCAGCATGGCCCGTGCCCTGGAGGGGCAGTGCTACGCCCTGCACGCCCCACTGATCGCGGACGCCATGTGGACGTACGCCGTCGAGGACGCCCACGGCATGAGCGCCATCTATGCACCCGCCGACAACGGTCTGCCCGAGGACGGCATCGTCGCGCAGGGGGAGTGGAACACGCCGGGCTGGCTGATCCACGACCTCGACCTGACGCTGACCCGGAACGTGCGCGTGGACGGCCACGTCCTGAACTGGCGGGATCGCGTGGCGGCCCAGGAACGTCCGAGCATGCCGGACACCGTGGCGCTGACCGTGCCCGTCCGTGGCTGAGCGGCTTCATGTCCGTCCCCTGGGCCGTTCGGATGTGGAGGCGTACCGGGAGGTGCGGCTGCAGGCGCTGTGCAACGACCCGGACGCGTTCCTGACCACGGCGGCGGACTTCGCCGCGCGGCCACTGCAGAGCGTGGCGGATCGGCTGGAGCCCACGGCCCATGCTGTGACCTTCGGCGCAGTGCTGGACGGCACGCTGGTCGGCCTGCTCACGCTGGTGCGTGAGGAGAGCGCCGTTCTCGCGCACCGGGCGAACGTGTACGGCGTGTCGGTGGCTCCGGCCGCACGGGGACAGGGGGTCGGAGCTGCCCTGCTGGACGCGGCCGTGGCCCACGCGCGCACGTGGAACGGTGTGCACAGCCTGCACCTGGCGGTCATCGAGACGCAGGCCGCTGCGCGCCGCCTGTACGAGCGCCACGGCTTTCGGGTGTGGGGCCGCCAGCCGGACGCCGTGTGCCGTGACGGTGCCCTGCAGGCCGAGGACTGGATGTGGCGGCCCCTGACCCAGGCGGACTGATCCCGGCCGAATGACCGTGGGGACAGCTGAACACAGTTCAGCGCGACCGGTCGCCCTGGGGGCGCTATCATGCGCGGTGTGCGGCTCCTGCTGCTTTCCGACATTCACGCCAACCACACCGCCCTCCAGGCGGTGCTCAGGGATGCCGATACCCGCAAGTACGATCAGGTGATCCACCTGGGCGACGCCCTGGGCTACGGCCCGCACCCACGTGAGGTGCTCGACACGCTGCGCGATCTGGACGCCGTGTGCATCATGGGCAACCACGACCAGATGCTGCTGGAGTACGCCGACGGCACCCGTGCCCCCAAGGACAGTGTCGTGTCGCTGGCCCTCAAGTACCAGCTCGAACGCATGTCCGAACGCGACGTGGCGTGGGTGCGGCTGTGGCGCGACGGCGTCGATGATCCGGACATCGGGGCCCGCTACCGCCACGGCACGCCCACCAGCCTCGACGAGTACACGGACTCGGTCACGGCCGCCCGTGAGGCGTTTGCGCAGTGGCACGGGCGCCTGGCCTTCGTGGGCCACACGCACGTGCCCGCCGTGTACGCCACCCTGAACGCCCCGGTCGGCGAGTGGATCAAGATGCAGCTGTTCCAGGACGGCGGCAGCTATCTCGTGCCGCCCAGCACCCGCGTGATCCTGAATCCCGGCAGCGTGGGCCAGCCGCGCGACGGCAACCCCAAGGCCAGCTACGCGGTCTTCGACTCGGTGCGGATGCACTACGAGGTCTTCCGCGTGCCCTACGACATCGAGCGTGCCCAGGAGGCGGCCCTGGAGGCCGGACTGCCGCAGGTGCTCGCCGCCCGGCTGGCTGTCGGGAAGTAGGCGCCATGAGCGGATCTCCGGCGAGCCCGCCGGTCAGCCTGCACCCGCAGGTGCTGGAACAGGCCGACGCCTTCCGGGGCAACGCCCTGCTGCTGAGCGGCCCCGCCCGCGTGGGCAAGCTCGCGGTGGCCCGTGCCATCGCCGCCGCACAGAACTGCACCGGCCCGCGTGGCCCCGGTGGCGAGGCCTGCGGTCAGTGCCCGTCGTGCCGCGCCATGACTGCCGGCAGCCACCCGGACGTGCTGCTCGTCGAGCCGCGCGCCACGACCACCACCGGCAAGGCGGCGCGCCGCAAGCTGATTCCCATCGGCGCGATTCTCGATGCCCGCGACAAGGCCCACGAGTACGAGGTGCACGTCTTCGAGTTCCTGGAGGTGCGCCCCACCCACCGGCGCCGCGTGGTCATCGTGAACGGGGCCGAGCATCTGGGCCCCGAGGCCGCCAACGCCCTGCTCAAACTCGTCGAGGAGCCCCCGCACGGAGCCCTGTTCCTGTTCCTGGCCGAGGACGTCCGGGCGGTGCTGCCCACCGTCGTCAGCCGCAGCGCCCGCGTGGGCGTGGCTCCCGCCAGCGACCGGGCCCTGGAGCGTGCTCTGATCGCTGCCGGAGCGGCGCCGGAACCGGAACTCGTCGAGTTCGCCGCCGGACGCGCCGGCATGCTGGACGAGCTGGACAAGGTCAGGAGCGCCCTGCAGGACGCCCGTGACCTGAGTGCTGCCCTGTCAGACGGTCTGCTGCCCGCCCTGGAGGCCGCCGAGGCCCTGGAGAAACGCTTTGACCCCGCGTGGCACCCCGAGACCCTGCGCTTCGTGTGGCGGCACCACCCTGCCCACCAGCGCGCCCGCGCCGACACGGCCCTGGACGCCCTTCAAGGCGCCCTGGAGGCCTATGCCAGTCCCAGCCTGGCCTTCCAGGTGTTCGCGCTGGCCCTCCGGGACGCGTTCGGCCACACCTGAACACCCACCGCCGGGCAAGCTGGCGCCGGCTTCTGCTCCTGCCCACACAGCTGTGCCCACGGGCCGGCAGTCACGCGTTCCGCAGGTGCGTCTGACGGTACCCGTTCCCCCACCTGGGGGGTGGTCAAGTGTGGCAGAGCCACGGAAAGGGGACAGGTACAGTGACTTCAGTTCCACAACAGGAGGTACAGCATGAAGAAACTGATCGTCGTTCTCCTCGCATCGCTGGTGTGCAGCAGCGCCATGGCCGCCCCGTCCATCCAGGGCACGTCCGGAACGGTTCACACCGACGGCAGCAAGATCGCCTGGGCCGGCTGAACATCCGCTGACACAGTCACCACAGGCCGCCCCGGATGCGTTCCGGGCGGCCTGTGCCCTACGCGCCCGCCCGGCGGCGCAGCTTGTCCGCGTACATGCGGCGGTCGCTCTCCCGCAGCAGATCACCCGGCGTCTGCGCATCGTCCGGGGTGCGTGCCACGCCCACACTCGCACTCACGTGCGGCAGCCCCTCCCCACCCGCCTCCCGCAACACCGCGTCCATGAGCGCCCTGAGCGAGGCGTCGTCCTGCGCGCCCGATCCGATCACCGCGAACTCATCCCCACCCATCCGGTACGCCCGCCCGACCCCCGCGAACACCCGCTCCAGGGCTCCAGCGAACCGCTGGAGCAGGCCATCCCCCTGCCCGTACCCCAGCGCGTCGTTGGTCGCCTTCAGGCCGTCCAGGTCACAGCTCACCACCCACAACGCCACCGGCGCCCGCACCGCCGCCTCCAGATCCGTCTCGAACGCCCGGCGGTTCAGGAGGCTTGTCAGCACGTCTGTGCGGGCCATGCGCTCCAGTTCCCGCGCCGACCGTTCCGCCGCCAGCCGCGCCTCCTCCACGTCCCGCAGCCGCTCCATCTGCAACTGCTCGAACACATTCAACAGGTGTGACGCGTCCTCCTCGTCCAGCGCACCGTCGTCTACCAGCGCGTCCCCGCCCGGCGCCAGCACCTCCAGCGCCAGATCCACCAGCGCCGGATCGAAATGCGTGCCCGCCAGCCCCTTGATCTCCGCCAGGGCCTCCTGCGACGTCCACGCCCGCTTATACGGCCGGTCCTGTGTCAACGCGTCGAACACGTCCGCGAGCGCCACGATCCGCCCCGTGAGCGGCACCGCCTCGCCACTCAGCCCGAACGGGTACCCGCGCCCATCCCAGCGCTCATGGTGCGACAGCGCGATCTCCTCCGCCATCCGCAACAGATCGGATCGACCCCCCGACAGGATCCGCGACCCGATCAGGGTGTGCGACTTCATCTGCTCGTACTCCTCAGGCGTCAACGTCCCGGCCTTCAGCAGGATCGCATCCGGAATGCCGATCTTGCCCACGTCATGCAGGCGCGCCGCCACCCCCAGGATCCGCGCCCGCTCCTCCGGCCAGCCCAGGCCACGCGCGATCCGCGCCGCCGCCCGCCCCACCCGGCGCGTGTGCTCCCCCGTCGTGTCGTCCCGGTACTCCGCCGCCATCGCCAGCCGCGTCACGATCTCCTGGTGCGCCCGCGCCAGCTCCGCCGTCCGTTCCTTCACGCGCTGTTCCGCCGCCAGCCGCGCCTCCTGCTCCACCTCCGTCCGGATGCGGTACATGTTCGCGTCGTGCCGGGCACGATCCACCTCGAACTGGATGCTCAGGTTCCGCGTCTGTCGGTCGCGTTCGGTATTGAACAGCTCGTCCTTGATCCGCACGTGCTCCTGGGCGTGCTCAAACGCCCGTCGGTAGTCCCCCTGCCGTGCGCCCAGCGCCGACAGAATCCGGTGGGCCTCGGCCTCCTCCTTCGGGCTTTCGCTTTCCTGTGCCAGGGTCAGGCCCCGCCGGACGTGCCCCTCGACCTGCTCAAGGTGGCCCAGCGACAATTCCACGTCTGCCAGGTGCAGCCTGGACTCGAGTTCACCCTGCGTCTCACCCAGTTCCAGTGCGATCTGCAGCGCGGATTCCAGAGCATCCCTGGCAGGGCCGTGGTGGCCGAGGTCTCCGTTCAGTTTGCCCAGGCTGTCGAGTCCGGACATCTCGCCTGACTTGAACCCGATTGCCCGGCTCAGGCCGATTCCCTGACCGAGGTACGCCGACGCGAGTTCCGTGTCGATCCCCAGATACGCGCTGCCCAGATTCAGCAGCGCGGTGGCCTCCAGCACGCCGTCTCTGGTGGCCCGGGCAGACTCGAGCGCCGACCGGCCCACTGTGACGGCGAGTTCCTGATCGTTGTTGAGCCAGTGGGCCCGTGCCAGACCGATCAGGATGAAACTGTCCAGCTTGATGTCCCTGCCAGAGGCGTGATTGGTGGTGTAGGCCTCGTTCAGCGTGTGGATGGCGGCGGCGGCGTTGCCGATCGAACTCTGGATGTTGGCGATGTTGGTCAGGGTCTTGACCTGTCCAGTGAGATCGTCCAGGGCCCGCCAGTCGTCCAGCGCCTGCTCGAAGCACATCAGCGCGTCCTTGACCCTGCCCGTGCTGAACAGGACGCTGCCGAGGACATTGCGTGCGAACCCCTGCACGTCGCGCTGCTGGGGATCACTGGAGGGCGACACACGGCCCAGGGCGAGCCGCAGCAGCCGCTCGGCCTCGACGCCTTCCCCGAGCGCGAAACAGATCTTCCCGGCGAGTGCCTCGGATCTCGCCTGGTGCACCGGATCTTGCGCCTGCCCGAAGAGCTCGATCGCCACTGCGATGCACTCCCACGCACGCTTGTATTCCATGGACAGCATGAGCGCCCGTGTCTGCAGGACGTGGGCCAGGGCCGTGTCGTGAACCGTGCCCTGAAGCGCCGCGCGCCGCACGAATTCCTCGGCCGTCTGCAGGGAGACCTCGGATTCCGCCGCGAGCTGTGACTCGAGATCGGCGCGCAGCGCGTCGAGTGCCGGATCGCTGTGCCCGGGGCCGCGCTGATCAGAGAGCTGGTGTGGCGACGTCATCCGTGGGTGTCCCGGGTCAATCCACGACTTCGTTCATGAGGGCGGCCAGGTCAATCTGGCCGCTCCCCAGCTGCCCGCCGTAGGGCCAGTTGGCAGCGCGGTCATAGATGGAATTGGTCGCGCTGTGCGATACGGCACCGGGGAGGGACGCCACGTGTTTGCGGGTGGTCTGTCCCAGCGCCAGGGCCAGGCCGCCAGACACGATGGGTGCCGCCTGACTGGTTCCAGTCCACGCCGCCATCATGTTGCCAGGGGCCGGGGCGTACACATTCTCGCCGGGCGCAACCACCTCGGTCTGGACGCCGTAGTTCGAAAATGTCGATTTGGCACCGGTCAGGTCGACGCTCGCGACACTGAGCATGAGGGGGAGGTCGAAGCCGTACTGGGCCGGGAAGGTCAGGGTTCGCCGGGCGGCGTTGCCCACAGACGCAACGGCCAGCACGTTCTTCGATGCGGCGGCGGCCAGCGCGGTCTTGATGGCTGGAGCGTCCGTATCGGTGCCCAGGCTCAGGTTGATCACGTGGGCTCCCCGGGCCACGGCCCAGTTGATCGCCGAGACGATGCTGCTCACATCCCCGGAGCCGTCCGGCCCCAGCACCCGCAGAGGCATGATCTTGGCCCGTGGCGCGACCTGCAGGATGATGCCGGCCACGTTTGTGCCGTGGCCGTAGCCACCGGTGCCCAGTGTGCCCTCCTCCTGCGGGACAGCATCGCCGGCATAGAAGTCCCACCATGTCGCCGGGTCGGTCAGCGCTCCCTGGAATGCGACGTGGTCGACGTCGATCCCGGTATCGATCACAGCGACGACCGTCCCGGCCCCGAGATTGGTCGCTCGCGCCTGGGCCGACTCCAGTCGGACGTTCTGCCACGTCTGGGTGTTCTGCGGAATCGGGGCGTACGTACCGCTGGCCCACGCGATCTTCATGCCGCCGGCCCAGGCCTGCAGCTCACCACTGGCCCACGCGATCTTCATGCCGCCCATCCTGGCGGTGGTCGCACCGCCGCCGCTGATCTGATCCCTGCTGGTGTCGACAGTCACACTGCGGTTCAGGGCGGTGCTGAGGGTGTGGGCACTGGGGGGCGGCGCTCCCGCTGCAGCGTTCAGGCCGATGACGGCGTGGCAGGTGGTGTCGGCGCAGTCCGTGCCCGTGATGCTCACGACGGTGCCGCCGCTCGCGGTCTGGAGCGAGGCAACGGTGTCGCCAGAGTGGACTGGTACGGTTGCCACGTAGTCAAAGCGTGGGGCAACCTGTCCGGGGTGGTTCACGGTCGGATCCGGCAGGGCGATAGGCTCGACGGTCAGTCCGGCGGGTGCAGGGGGCGTGCTGGCCAGCGGGGTGCCGGGTGGCGTGGCTGCACAGGCACTCAGGAGGATGGCCGTGATCGACAGGGTCAGGAAGGCAGGTATCCGGGTCATGGAAGGTTCCTCTCGCGCGGTGGGGACAGAGCGACTGTCAAGACCGTAGATCCAGACCCCTCACCCGGTGCTTACATGGGATCCTTAAAGGTGTCGGGTGGCCGCTGCCGTGACCGCCTATGACTCAGGCCGGTGAACGTGCAGCGGTTCGATGCAGAACGATTCCAGCAGCGTCACCGCCGCGCAGCGACCCCTGGGGTCGTGTGGCCTCGCTGAGGCGTCCGGACAGACCCGGATTCGTGGTGCGGCATGTGGGGCCGGATGCGTGCTGGACGGTACGACACGCTGGTACGCCCCCGACGCCCCGGTGGGCTCTGGCGGCATGCCCTGTCAGAACCCTGACAGGGCATGCCGCCGGGGTTCCTTAAAGTGGGATCCCGCCCTACTCGTCGCTCAGGTGAGACACGACCGCGATGTCCCGTAGCAGTCGTCCTGCTGCACGCTGAAACTGCCGTCCTTGACGCCCTCGAGCAGCGCGGCGAAGTACGTGGTGCGCTCGCCCCAGTCCTGGGCGGGAATGCCGCGGAACGTGAAGGTGCGCAGGCGCCGTCCGAAGGATCGCAGGGCCCCCAGCGCGTCTGCCAGGGTCAGGCGCTCGCGGGACAGCAGCGGCACGTCGACCTGCCGCACGGCGTTCTGCGCGGCCCTGACCAGTTTCTCCAGGCTGGTGTGCGGACTGCGGGGCCGCTCACGGCGGGGCAGGTTCACCGGCACCGGACGACCCGGCAGCAGCCCCTCACGCTCGCGGCGGCGGGTCGCCAGGAAGCTGACCAGGGCGTCCAGCTCGGCCAGCGCCTCCACGCCCTCGACCACGTCGTCCAGCAGGTCGTCGTGTTCGGGGGGCAGGTCGTCCGGGTCGGGGGCCGGAAGCAGCAGCCGCGCCTTCAGGGCGATCACGCCGGCCAGCGTGGGGAGGAGTTCCGGGTGCGTGCCGTCCAGCGGGCCGGTCAGCGCCTGTGCCCACGCCAGCACGTCCCGCGTGAGGCGCAGCAGCGGCACCTCGGCCGGGAGCACCCGCCCAGTCCGCAGCGCCGCCGCCAGATCGGTCAGCGTGCCGTGAAAGACCGGCAGCGTGACCTCGAAGGTGGCTGTCGGTGGCGGGGCGGTCACGGGCACAGGCGCACGGCCACCATCAGAGCTTGAGGAACCCGACCTTCGTCCGGACTTCCTCCATGACCGGCGCGGCGATGGCACGGGCCTCGCGTGCGCCCTGCGCCAGCGCGTCGCGCACGCTGTCCAGATCGTCCCGCAGCTCCTCGCCCCGCGCCTGGATGGGGGTCAGGTGCGCCGTGATGCCGGTCATGACGGCCTTCTTGCAGTCCACGCAGCCGATCCCGGCGCGGCGGCACTCCACGTCCACCATCTGGATGGTGTCCAGATCGCTGAACAGCTTGTGGTAGTCGAAGATCAGGCAGACGTCGGGGTTGCCGGGATCGGTGCGGCGCACGCGGGCCGGATCGGTGGGCGCGACGCGCAGCTTGGCCCAGATGGAGTCCATGGGCTCGAACAGGCCGAGGGTGCTCGTTTCGCCCTTGCTCTTGCTCATCTTACCCTGGCCGTCCACGCCGGGAATCCGCAGGGCCTGCTTGTTGTACACGGCGCGGGGCTCCGGGAAGGTCTCCCCGAAGCTGTGGTTGAACTTCCGGGCGATCTCGCGGGTCAGCTCGATGTGCTGGGTCTGATCCTCGCCCACCGGTACGGTGTCGGCCCGGTACAGCAGGATGTCGGCGGCCATGAGCACCGGGTACATCAGCAGGCCCGCCGGGACGCTCTCCAGCTGACCGGATTTGTCCTTGTACTGCGTCATGCGCTCCAGATCCCCGACCGGCGTGATGGTCGTGAACACCCACGACAACTCCTGGTGCTCGGGCACGTGCGACTGTACGAAGAAGATCACCTGACTGGGGTCGAGGCCCACGGCGAAGTTCGCCACCGCCATGTCCAGCGTGCGCTGCGCGAGGAGCGCCGGGTCGAACGCGGCCGGGTTCGTCAGGGCGTGCAGATCCACGACGCAGTACAGACTCTGCTTGCCGTACTCCCGCCCGAGCTTCACATAGTTCTGCATGGCCCCGAAGTAGTTCCCGATGTGGGGCTCACCGGTCGGCTGGATCCCTGAAAACACGCGCGACATCACCAGGGGATTGTAGCGGGCCGGTCTGGGGGCGCGGTGGCGTGGGCTCACCGTGGCGGACTGGGCAGCCAGAAGCAGCAGTCAGGGGCGGCCCCCTCGTCGGGAGGCCGCCCCTGGATGGACAGGCTTACTTGTCGGCGGGCGCGTCCGTTGCCGGCGTGCTGCCGGAGTCGGGCGTCGTGGCGGGGGTTCCGGTCGAGGGCGTCTCCGTGGCCGGCGTTCCGGTGGCCGGCGTGGTGCTGCCGGGCGTGGCCGTGCCGCTGCCCGTGGCCGGAGTGGTCGGCTTGGGCGTGGCGGCAGCGACCCGCTTCTGCTGGGCCTCGAGCACCGTCTTGAGCTTGTCCACGGGCTTCAGGGCGGCCACCTGCTGGGTCAGGAAGGTCTGGCCCTGCTCCTGCTTCTTGCTGGACAGCACCTGCGTCTCGATCTGGCTGCGCACGGCGCTCAGGGGCTGCGTGGTCGCGGCCTTGAGATCCGTCACGTACAGCACGGCGAAGCGCTCGCCGGACTTCACGACGTCGGTCAGGCTGCCCTCGCCGGCGGTGCGCAGGTTGCGGGCGGTGAACACGGCGGCGTTCAGATCCTCGGCCAGCTTGCCGTCGCCGGCGGTCACGGCGCCCTGCTCGCTGACGGTGCCCCCGGCCTTGGTGGCGGCGGCCGTGAAGCTGCCGCTGCCGTTCCAGCTGCTGCGGAACGCGGCGGCCTTGGCCTGATCCTTGAAGCTCGCCTCGGCGACCGTGCCGCCGGCGGGCGTCTGGAACTGCGTCTTGTTCTGGTCGTAGAACGCCTGGATGTCGGCGTCCGAGACCTTCACGTCACGTGCGCCGTACGCGGCCAGACCGGCGGCGATCTCCTGGCGGCTGCCCACCAGATCCAGCTTCAGCTTCCTGGCAATGTCGGCGGCGGCGTAGCCCTGGATCAGCTGCTGCATGACCTGCGGCTTGAGGATGCCGTTCACGAGCTGCGCGGCCTGATCGGCGGGCACCTGCTGGAGCAGCTGGCCGAACTGCTGGTTGTTCACGACCTGTTCCAGCACGTCCGAGTACGGGATGTTCTGACCGGCGACGGTCGCCACGGTGGGGTTCTCGACCTTCCAGTTGGGATCCTTGTACTCGATCTTCACGTCTTTTTCCAGGCCGGCGATCCAGGTCTCCACTGCGGCGTTCTTCTTCTGCTCGGTCACGGCGGTGGTCGCGTCGGCCTTCGCCTCGGCGTAGGGCTTGACGGCCGGGGCCAGGTACTTCTCGACCTTCACGATGTAGAACTTGCCGCCGCTGGCGATCACGTCCGTCACGCCGCCCTGGGTCAGCGCGAAGGCGGCGGGGCCGACCTCGGTGGGCAGCGCCACCTGCGCGACCGGGCGGGGAGCGCCGTTCTCGATGGGGCCGAGCGCCCCACCGCGATCCTTGAAGTCGCCGGCGGCGTTGTTGTCGCTGGCCAGCTTGGCGAAGTCCGCGCCGCCCTTGGCCTGCGCCAGGAGCGCCGTGGCCTTGGCCTTGTCGCTCACCACGATCTGGCGGCCCACGATACGGGCGTCGCTCTGGAAGGCCTGCGGGTTGAGGTCGTAGTACAGCTTCGCCTCGGCGTCGGTGGCGGCGGGAACGGCCTTCTTCAGCTCGTCGGTCTTGCGCTGGTAGGCCAGGCTGGTGCGCACCTGCTCGCGGAACGAGGAGTCGGTGAAACCCCGGCTCTGCAGGGCGTTTGTCCACGCGGCGTTGTCGGTCAGCTGGTTGGACTCACGGATCTTCTTGACCTCTGCGTTCACGTCGTCGCGGCTCACCCGGACGTCTTTCACGCCCTCGGTGATCAGCGTCTCGCGCACCTTGCTCTGCACGATGTAGGTCTTGAAGTCGTCGGCCAGCACGCCGGTGTCGGTGCTGGCGAGCACGGGATTATTGGTCTTCACGGCGTCGAGTTCCGCGACCGTCACGGTCTGGCCGTTCACGGTCAGCGCAGGAATGCCCTGCTCCTTCTGGCCGAAGAGAGACCCGCCCTGGAGGGCCGGCGTGAACTGATAGGCCATCCCGGCCACGAGCAGGACAGCAAGAACGATCAGCAGACCGTTCACGAGTGGTTTACGCTTCACTTGAACTCCTTTAAGGCAGGTGCTAGGTTACCGGGGCTCTGAGGTGCCGCAGGTGCTGGAGGAGCCGACCGCACTCGTAGCTCAGCTGGATAGAGCGTTGGCCTCCGAAGCCAAAGGTCGCTGGTTCGAGCCCAGTCGAGTGCACCACCCGCGCCGCCCCCCACAACCTGTGAGGGGGCGGCGTTCACTTGATTCCGCACACGCGGCAGCACCGGGAAAGACACGCGCAGGATTCTAGCACGCAAGGTTAAACGGAAATGAAGCCGTAAACGGCGTTCGCAACGTGAAATTTCCGCCGCCTGTCCGGCCGGGCCGGCCCGCGCAGCCTGTACCCTGGAAGGCATGACTGCTCCCGCACATTCCCTGCTGACGCTCCTGGAGACCCTGGGCGGCAGCTACGCCGGCCCCACCCGCCCCGAAAACGGCCCGTACGGCCTGGTCGGCACCGGCGAGGGCTCGGTGGCCGCCCACCTGGCCCAGACCCTGGTGCCCGGCGTCCTGGCCCGCAGCGGCACCCAGTTCGTGCTGGGCAGCCCCGATGCCCGCAGCGCCGCCACCGACTACGCCGATCTGGCCGAGGTCGCTGGGGCCAGCGTAAGGCATGCCAGCACGGGCGGTGCCCCCGGCGAGATCGATGTGCTGATGCCCGGCGGCCCGCTCGCCACCTACCACTTCGCGCAGTACGTGGCGTACGCCAGCGGCCACGCCACCGAGGCCCAGGCCGCCGACGCCCTGATCTCGGATCTGGCGGCCCGCTGCGCGTCGCACGTCGAGGAGAACAATCCCGCCCGTGACCTGGCGTGGAGCCTGTGGGGCCGTCAGCCGCTGCTGCTGGCCGCCCCGGACGCCGAGGCCCTGCCGCATGCGTGGCAGCAGCTGCTGGCCCGGATCGGCAAGACCCTGGCGATCCCCCTGCTGGGCGACCCGCTGCCGCTGACCACCGGAGCGTTCGAGGCCATCCACGAGAAGGGCGACGCCAAGGTCGCGCTGATCCTGGGGGACACGGACGCCACGCTGCTGCTGGCCCGCGAGATCCTCGACAG from Deinococcus sp. AB2017081 encodes the following:
- a CDS encoding ScpA family protein, with translation MTAPPPTATFEVTLPVFHGTLTDLAAALRTGRVLPAEVPLLRLTRDVLAWAQALTGPLDGTHPELLPTLAGVIALKARLLLPAPDPDDLPPEHDDLLDDVVEGVEALAELDALVSFLATRRREREGLLPGRPVPVNLPRRERPRSPHTSLEKLVRAAQNAVRQVDVPLLSRERLTLADALGALRSFGRRLRTFTFRGIPAQDWGERTTYFAALLEGVKDGSFSVQQDDCYGTSRSCLT
- the trpS gene encoding tryptophan--tRNA ligase, with product MSRVFSGIQPTGEPHIGNYFGAMQNYVKLGREYGKQSLYCVVDLHALTNPAAFDPALLAQRTLDMAVANFAVGLDPSQVIFFVQSHVPEHQELSWVFTTITPVGDLERMTQYKDKSGQLESVPAGLLMYPVLMAADILLYRADTVPVGEDQTQHIELTREIARKFNHSFGETFPEPRAVYNKQALRIPGVDGQGKMSKSKGETSTLGLFEPMDSIWAKLRVAPTDPARVRRTDPGNPDVCLIFDYHKLFSDLDTIQMVDVECRRAGIGCVDCKKAVMTGITAHLTPIQARGEELRDDLDSVRDALAQGAREARAIAAPVMEEVRTKVGFLKL
- a CDS encoding DNA polymerase III produces the protein MSGSPASPPVSLHPQVLEQADAFRGNALLLSGPARVGKLAVARAIAAAQNCTGPRGPGGEACGQCPSCRAMTAGSHPDVLLVEPRATTTTGKAARRKLIPIGAILDARDKAHEYEVHVFEFLEVRPTHRRRVVIVNGAEHLGPEAANALLKLVEEPPHGALFLFLAEDVRAVLPTVVSRSARVGVAPASDRALERALIAAGAAPEPELVEFAAGRAGMLDELDKVRSALQDARDLSAALSDGLLPALEAAEALEKRFDPAWHPETLRFVWRHHPAHQRARADTALDALQGALEAYASPSLAFQVFALALRDAFGHT
- a CDS encoding metallophosphoesterase family protein gives rise to the protein MRGVRLLLLSDIHANHTALQAVLRDADTRKYDQVIHLGDALGYGPHPREVLDTLRDLDAVCIMGNHDQMLLEYADGTRAPKDSVVSLALKYQLERMSERDVAWVRLWRDGVDDPDIGARYRHGTPTSLDEYTDSVTAAREAFAQWHGRLAFVGHTHVPAVYATLNAPVGEWIKMQLFQDGGSYLVPPSTRVILNPGSVGQPRDGNPKASYAVFDSVRMHYEVFRVPYDIERAQEAALEAGLPQVLAARLAVGK
- a CDS encoding S8 family serine peptidase; protein product: MTRIPAFLTLSITAILLSACAATPPGTPLASTPPAPAGLTVEPIALPDPTVNHPGQVAPRFDYVATVPVHSGDTVASLQTASGGTVVSITGTDCADTTCHAVIGLNAAAGAPPPSAHTLSTALNRSVTVDTSRDQISGGGATTARMGGMKIAWASGELQAWAGGMKIAWASGTYAPIPQNTQTWQNVRLESAQARATNLGAGTVVAVIDTGIDVDHVAFQGALTDPATWWDFYAGDAVPQEEGTLGTGGYGHGTNVAGIILQVAPRAKIMPLRVLGPDGSGDVSSIVSAINWAVARGAHVINLSLGTDTDAPAIKTALAAAASKNVLAVASVGNAARRTLTFPAQYGFDLPLMLSVASVDLTGAKSTFSNYGVQTEVVAPGENVYAPAPGNMMAAWTGTSQAAPIVSGGLALALGQTTRKHVASLPGAVSHSATNSIYDRAANWPYGGQLGSGQIDLAALMNEVVD
- a CDS encoding GNAT family N-acetyltransferase: MAERLHVRPLGRSDVEAYREVRLQALCNDPDAFLTTAADFAARPLQSVADRLEPTAHAVTFGAVLDGTLVGLLTLVREESAVLAHRANVYGVSVAPAARGQGVGAALLDAAVAHARTWNGVHSLHLAVIETQAAARRLYERHGFRVWGRQPDAVCRDGALQAEDWMWRPLTQAD
- a CDS encoding HD domain-containing phosphohydrolase produces the protein MTSPHQLSDQRGPGHSDPALDALRADLESQLAAESEVSLQTAEEFVRRAALQGTVHDTALAHVLQTRALMLSMEYKRAWECIAVAIELFGQAQDPVHQARSEALAGKICFALGEGVEAERLLRLALGRVSPSSDPQQRDVQGFARNVLGSVLFSTGRVKDALMCFEQALDDWRALDDLTGQVKTLTNIANIQSSIGNAAAAIHTLNEAYTTNHASGRDIKLDSFILIGLARAHWLNNDQELAVTVGRSALESARATRDGVLEATALLNLGSAYLGIDTELASAYLGQGIGLSRAIGFKSGEMSGLDSLGKLNGDLGHHGPARDALESALQIALELGETQGELESRLHLADVELSLGHLEQVEGHVRRGLTLAQESESPKEEAEAHRILSALGARQGDYRRAFEHAQEHVRIKDELFNTERDRQTRNLSIQFEVDRARHDANMYRIRTEVEQEARLAAEQRVKERTAELARAHQEIVTRLAMAAEYRDDTTGEHTRRVGRAAARIARGLGWPEERARILGVAARLHDVGKIGIPDAILLKAGTLTPEEYEQMKSHTLIGSRILSGGRSDLLRMAEEIALSHHERWDGRGYPFGLSGEAVPLTGRIVALADVFDALTQDRPYKRAWTSQEALAEIKGLAGTHFDPALVDLALEVLAPGGDALVDDGALDEEDASHLLNVFEQLQMERLRDVEEARLAAERSARELERMARTDVLTSLLNRRAFETDLEAAVRAPVALWVVSCDLDGLKATNDALGYGQGDGLLQRFAGALERVFAGVGRAYRMGGDEFAVIGSGAQDDASLRALMDAVLREAGGEGLPHVSASVGVARTPDDAQTPGDLLRESDRRMYADKLRRRAGA
- a CDS encoding peptidylprolyl isomerase encodes the protein MKRKPLVNGLLIVLAVLLVAGMAYQFTPALQGGSLFGQKEQGIPALTVNGQTVTVAELDAVKTNNPVLASTDTGVLADDFKTYIVQSKVRETLITEGVKDVRVSRDDVNAEVKKIRESNQLTDNAAWTNALQSRGFTDSSFREQVRTSLAYQRKTDELKKAVPAATDAEAKLYYDLNPQAFQSDARIVGRQIVVSDKAKATALLAQAKGGADFAKLASDNNAAGDFKDRGGALGPIENGAPRPVAQVALPTEVGPAAFALTQGGVTDVIASGGKFYIVKVEKYLAPAVKPYAEAKADATTAVTEQKKNAAVETWIAGLEKDVKIEYKDPNWKVENPTVATVAGQNIPYSDVLEQVVNNQQFGQLLQQVPADQAAQLVNGILKPQVMQQLIQGYAAADIARKLKLDLVGSRQEIAAGLAAYGARDVKVSDADIQAFYDQNKTQFQTPAGGTVAEASFKDQAKAAAFRSSWNGSGSFTAAATKAGGTVSEQGAVTAGDGKLAEDLNAAVFTARNLRTAGEGSLTDVVKSGERFAVLYVTDLKAATTQPLSAVRSQIETQVLSSKKQEQGQTFLTQQVAALKPVDKLKTVLEAQQKRVAAATPKPTTPATGSGTATPGSTTPATGTPATETPSTGTPATTPDSGSTPATDAPADK